A single window of Syntrophotalea acetylenica DNA harbors:
- a CDS encoding DUF4824 family protein: MNRRYLYGALALVILVNAVVLAGVVRNRIGAPDALLTLTERELPLTSTFYRRENSGVSLWLNVNSDIEERTWFDEQKLAELGFSVGRVKDSDSRDVYRVLPKEALVVLEYNGEAWQRFRLRQLEEIAALPLKQRQGQLTAEAAARQKQEKLFQLTVASRLFAVDAGLDAVDLRRRYADKGRYIILPSQVRMQVDWRASEGSNSKKRLYGQIQGIMVERIHVPLQFHASLKSLPGKTCIHPGYTHYNPKTPAMVRYQVVVAFGQRLEPWIKTIEKFDGDQQGAL; the protein is encoded by the coding sequence ATGAACCGGCGCTACCTTTATGGTGCACTGGCTTTGGTTATTCTTGTCAACGCAGTGGTGCTTGCGGGCGTTGTACGCAATCGTATCGGCGCTCCGGATGCCTTATTGACCCTGACCGAGCGCGAGCTGCCCCTGACCAGTACCTTTTATCGACGGGAGAACAGCGGGGTATCCCTGTGGCTCAACGTTAATTCCGATATCGAAGAGCGGACCTGGTTCGATGAACAAAAGCTGGCCGAGCTTGGATTTTCCGTGGGACGCGTAAAGGACTCGGATTCCCGGGATGTTTACAGGGTGTTGCCCAAAGAGGCATTGGTGGTACTGGAGTACAACGGCGAGGCCTGGCAGCGTTTTCGGCTGCGGCAGCTGGAAGAGATTGCCGCCCTGCCTCTCAAACAGCGGCAGGGTCAATTGACGGCGGAAGCGGCTGCCCGCCAGAAACAAGAGAAACTTTTTCAGCTGACCGTTGCCTCGCGTCTTTTCGCTGTCGATGCCGGTCTGGATGCCGTAGACCTGCGCCGGCGCTATGCCGACAAAGGTCGCTATATCATTTTGCCCTCCCAGGTTCGCATGCAGGTTGACTGGCGTGCCTCCGAAGGTAGCAATAGCAAAAAAAGGCTTTACGGACAAATTCAGGGAATTATGGTTGAGCGGATACATGTCCCGCTACAATTTCATGCATCCCTGAAGTCTTTGCCGGGGAAAACCTGTATCCATCCCGGATATACCCATTACAACCCCAAGACGCCGGCCATGGTCCGATATCAGGTCGTGGTTGCCTTCGGGCAACGGCTGGAGCCGTGGATAAAGACGATCGAGAAGTTCGACGGGGACCAGCAGGGAGCATTGTAA
- a CDS encoding pyrimidine/purine nucleoside phosphorylase, producing MSEFKNVTIVKKANVYFDGKVTSRTVLFADGTKKTLGIMMPGEYAFDTAAAEVMEMLGGSMEVLLPGTDTWQIFSEGQSFEVPANSKFSLKVREVADYCCSYLK from the coding sequence ATGTCGGAATTCAAAAACGTCACGATCGTGAAAAAAGCCAACGTCTATTTCGATGGCAAGGTCACCAGCCGCACCGTCCTGTTTGCCGACGGCACCAAGAAAACTCTCGGCATCATGATGCCGGGCGAATACGCATTCGATACCGCAGCAGCCGAGGTCATGGAAATGCTCGGCGGTTCCATGGAGGTGCTTCTTCCCGGCACCGATACCTGGCAAATTTTCAGCGAAGGCCAGAGCTTCGAGGTGCCGGCCAATTCGAAATTCTCACTCAAAGTCAGGGAAGTCGCCGATTATTGCTGCTCATACCTGAAATAG
- a CDS encoding transposase has protein sequence MINSLPASARLDISGLLQHVIVRGNERRPIFLDDQDRSFFLERFSVLLRETNTDCLAWALLTNHLHLLLRPRSGCLATFMRRLLTSYAVTFNLRHERSGHLFQNRYKSFVCEEENYFLELVRYVHLNPLRAGLVESLTELAAYPWCGHAVVLGHRMLPGQVCIEVLERFGQNVQEGRAGYTAFIADGLCQRAPDPEENKGLRRWLSKQVGQEENLAADARILGSEAFFQTVQPVAAVPLSKKIPLPELLMKVAETFKVSPELLSRRTRLTGVAETRAIFCYLAVGVMDCNGAEIARMLGMSRAGVSIAVRRGKILLQARPMLLNGLLN, from the coding sequence CTGATAAATTCCCTCCCTGCCTCAGCCCGTCTCGATATATCCGGCCTGCTCCAGCATGTCATCGTTCGCGGCAATGAACGTCGCCCGATCTTTCTGGATGATCAGGACCGCTCCTTTTTCCTGGAACGCTTTTCGGTCCTGCTGCGGGAGACGAATACCGACTGCCTGGCATGGGCCCTGCTGACCAATCACCTTCATCTGCTGCTGCGCCCGCGTTCGGGATGCCTGGCCACTTTCATGCGACGCTTGCTGACCTCCTATGCCGTGACCTTTAACTTGCGGCATGAGCGCAGTGGCCACCTCTTTCAGAATCGATACAAATCCTTTGTCTGTGAAGAAGAGAACTATTTCCTCGAACTTGTGCGCTACGTACATCTCAATCCCCTGCGCGCCGGACTGGTTGAGAGTTTGACCGAACTGGCCGCGTATCCCTGGTGCGGCCATGCCGTGGTACTGGGTCACCGGATGCTCCCCGGCCAGGTTTGCATCGAGGTGCTGGAGCGCTTCGGGCAAAACGTTCAAGAAGGCCGAGCGGGCTACACAGCCTTTATCGCTGACGGCCTCTGTCAGAGGGCTCCAGATCCGGAGGAAAACAAAGGACTGCGGCGCTGGTTGTCCAAGCAGGTGGGCCAGGAAGAAAACTTGGCTGCCGATGCGAGAATTCTTGGAAGCGAGGCCTTTTTTCAGACGGTCCAGCCTGTCGCGGCTGTGCCGCTTTCAAAGAAAATCCCGCTGCCGGAGTTACTGATGAAGGTGGCAGAGACTTTTAAGGTATCGCCGGAGTTGCTCTCCCGGAGAACTCGTCTGACCGGAGTCGCCGAGACGCGAGCGATATTCTGCTATCTGGCCGTTGGTGTGATGGATTGCAATGGTGCAGAGATTGCTCGAATGCTTGGCATGTCACGAGCCGGAGTGAGCATTGCGGTCAGACGGGGAAAGATCCTTCTCCAGGCGCGGCCGATGCTGCTGAACGGGCTTCTTAATTGA
- a CDS encoding DUF2157 domain-containing protein, which yields MQKDQAQKRADRIGAFREELADLEKEGILVLDDWQKEHLVSYHRSLLDRYAFRYDVDIGGAEKQLSWSMRIAAFLGALALSAAVFFFFYRFWGGLGTGVQVAILGSAPLCAVAGVDCAARREKTLYFASLLSLIAFTCFVLDLSVLGTIFNITPSQNAFLVWGAFAMLLAYASGLRLMLIAGMTCLMGYLAATVGTWWGCYWLSFGERPENFIFAGALLALPGTVPHREHDNFPNLYRGYGLLAIFIAILILSNWGRGSYLPWSPGVIEAAYQIFGFLLAAAVIALGIRRQWPGLTHLGSTFFVLYLYTKLFDWWWDWMPKYLFFLLIGLSAVLILLVLRRLRTAARGGMS from the coding sequence ATGCAAAAGGATCAGGCTCAAAAACGCGCTGATCGCATAGGCGCATTCCGGGAAGAATTGGCGGACCTGGAGAAAGAGGGAATCCTGGTTCTGGACGATTGGCAGAAGGAGCATCTTGTTTCTTATCACCGCTCGTTGCTGGATCGCTACGCCTTCCGATACGATGTTGACATCGGCGGTGCCGAGAAACAGCTCAGCTGGAGTATGCGTATCGCCGCTTTTTTAGGGGCGCTGGCGTTGTCGGCTGCGGTGTTTTTTTTCTTTTACCGTTTTTGGGGAGGGCTCGGTACCGGCGTACAGGTAGCCATTCTCGGCAGCGCTCCTCTCTGTGCCGTGGCCGGCGTCGACTGCGCGGCCCGACGGGAAAAGACACTCTATTTCGCTTCCCTGCTGAGTCTTATTGCCTTTACCTGTTTCGTTCTCGATCTCTCCGTACTCGGCACGATATTCAATATCACACCCAGCCAGAATGCGTTTCTGGTCTGGGGGGCCTTTGCCATGCTTTTGGCCTATGCATCCGGGCTCAGACTGATGCTGATAGCCGGCATGACCTGCCTCATGGGCTACCTGGCGGCGACCGTCGGAACCTGGTGGGGCTGTTACTGGCTTTCCTTCGGAGAACGGCCGGAGAATTTCATTTTCGCCGGCGCTCTGCTGGCATTGCCGGGGACCGTGCCGCACCGTGAGCATGACAATTTCCCCAACCTTTATCGAGGCTACGGTCTGCTGGCAATCTTTATCGCCATCCTGATCCTTTCCAATTGGGGCAGGGGCAGTTACCTTCCCTGGTCTCCCGGGGTGATCGAGGCGGCCTACCAGATTTTCGGATTCCTGCTGGCTGCCGCTGTCATCGCCTTGGGGATTCGACGGCAGTGGCCCGGTTTGACCCATCTGGGTTCGACCTTTTTTGTGCTTTATCTCTATACCAAGCTGTTCGACTGGTGGTGGGACTGGATGCCCAAATACCTGTTTTTTCTGCTGATCGGTTTGAGCGCGGTTCTGATCTTGCTGGTGCTCAGGCGATTGCGGACTGCGGCGAGGGGAGGTATGTCATGA
- a CDS encoding YhdH/YhfP family quinone oxidoreductase, whose amino-acid sequence MNKSSYKALVVEETEQGYVRSVKSRTVEELPAGELLVRVAYSSLNYKDALSCIGNKGVTKHYPHTPGIDAAGIVEHSGSSEFGEGDAVIVTGYDLGMNTAGGFGEYIRVPAAWALKLPTGLSMREAMIFGTAGFTAGISVSRLVERVRPDAGEVLVSGATGGVGSMSVAILSRLGYRVAAMTGKVEERVFLEGLGAGRILPRQSFQESTDRPLLQAQWAGGIDTVGGVILENLIKSIHPQGIVTCCGNVASADLHLTVYPFILRGVSLVGVDSQHCPMADRIRLWEKLADAWKPDMLSSMCTEIFLDDVDACVDRMLAGKLKGRLLVNMQS is encoded by the coding sequence ATGAATAAAAGTTCTTACAAGGCCCTGGTCGTAGAGGAAACCGAGCAGGGTTATGTCCGTTCGGTCAAGAGCAGAACCGTTGAAGAGCTGCCGGCGGGAGAATTGCTCGTCCGGGTCGCCTACTCATCCCTGAATTACAAGGATGCCTTGTCGTGTATCGGCAATAAAGGGGTTACGAAACACTACCCCCATACCCCGGGCATCGATGCCGCAGGGATTGTCGAGCATTCCGGTTCTTCGGAATTTGGGGAAGGTGACGCCGTTATCGTTACCGGTTACGATCTGGGTATGAATACCGCCGGCGGGTTCGGCGAGTATATTCGCGTTCCCGCGGCATGGGCACTCAAGTTGCCGACGGGGTTGAGCATGCGGGAGGCAATGATATTCGGAACAGCGGGATTCACGGCCGGTATCAGTGTGTCCAGACTGGTGGAGCGTGTCCGGCCTGATGCCGGCGAGGTGTTGGTCTCGGGGGCGACTGGCGGTGTCGGTTCCATGAGCGTGGCGATTTTGTCCCGACTCGGCTACCGGGTTGCAGCCATGACGGGTAAGGTCGAAGAGCGGGTTTTTCTGGAAGGTCTGGGAGCCGGCCGCATCCTGCCTCGCCAGTCGTTTCAGGAATCCACCGATAGACCCCTTCTGCAGGCTCAATGGGCCGGGGGTATCGATACGGTCGGTGGCGTCATTCTGGAAAACCTGATCAAATCGATCCATCCGCAGGGGATCGTGACCTGCTGCGGTAACGTAGCCTCGGCCGATCTGCATCTTACCGTCTACCCCTTTATCCTTCGCGGCGTTTCCCTCGTCGGGGTTGACTCGCAGCATTGCCCGATGGCGGATAGAATCCGTCTCTGGGAAAAGCTTGCCGATGCCTGGAAACCGGACATGTTGTCAAGTATGTGCACAGAGATATTCCTCGATGATGTCGATGCATGCGTCGACAGGATGCTTGCCGGGAAGTTGAAGGGGAGACTCCTGGTGAATATGCAATCCTGA
- a CDS encoding ISNCY family transposase: MRRKINRQMSIFELMHTSAIAKELRCISQILDHTPDILDAVHRDLLQGRREDTGRCGLTADQVLRCAVLKQYRELTYEELAFYLEDSVAFRSFARLEMGVYPRKSILQDSIKSLTESTWEALHHLILGYAAGTRIETGKKVRIDSTAIETNIHHPTDSSLLWDGIRIMTRWMVEGHQLRPRPDYPFSDHRRVAKKRALTILNARKQETRVAAYRDLVEVARKVCGYAREAIPVLGAYQGGSFQDGCTAHLLAQQLERALRILEKVIDQTERRVFRDEKVPASEKIISFFESHSDIIVKSRRETEYGHKVFFTGGASNLILDCVIARGNPADSDQYIDMLERHQQRFGTMPRQASADGGFASRDNLSFAKEHQVKDAVFSKRRGLGVLDMAKSNWVYKRLKHFRAGIEANISALKRRFGLTRCTWSGWRGFRRYVWSNVVSYNLLVLARIELAQG; this comes from the coding sequence GTGAGGCGAAAAATCAATCGACAAATGTCCATCTTCGAGCTCATGCATACCAGCGCCATCGCCAAAGAGCTGCGCTGCATTTCGCAGATTCTGGATCACACGCCGGATATCCTCGATGCTGTTCACCGCGATCTGCTTCAGGGTCGGCGCGAGGATACCGGGCGCTGCGGGCTGACGGCTGACCAGGTGCTGCGCTGCGCCGTTCTCAAACAGTATCGCGAGCTGACCTATGAGGAACTGGCCTTCTACCTGGAAGATTCCGTCGCCTTCCGCTCTTTTGCTCGCCTTGAGATGGGCGTTTATCCCCGCAAGTCGATCCTCCAGGACAGTATCAAGAGCTTGACGGAGTCAACCTGGGAGGCCTTGCACCACCTGATCCTCGGCTACGCCGCCGGGACGAGAATCGAGACGGGCAAGAAGGTGCGCATCGACTCCACCGCCATTGAGACCAACATCCATCATCCCACCGACTCCTCGCTGCTGTGGGACGGTATTCGGATCATGACCCGTTGGATGGTCGAGGGCCATCAGCTCAGGCCTCGTCCGGATTACCCATTTTCCGATCATCGCCGGGTAGCCAAAAAGCGCGCCCTAACCATCCTCAATGCCCGCAAGCAGGAAACCCGCGTGGCCGCTTACCGCGACCTGGTGGAGGTAGCCCGCAAGGTCTGCGGCTATGCCCGGGAGGCGATCCCCGTTCTGGGCGCCTACCAGGGCGGCAGCTTCCAAGACGGCTGCACCGCGCACCTTCTGGCACAGCAGCTGGAGCGCGCCCTGCGCATTCTCGAAAAGGTCATCGACCAGACCGAGCGGCGTGTTTTTCGCGACGAAAAGGTTCCGGCCTCGGAGAAAATCATCTCCTTTTTCGAGAGCCACAGCGACATCATCGTCAAGTCGCGCCGCGAAACCGAGTACGGTCACAAGGTCTTTTTTACCGGTGGCGCCTCCAATCTGATTCTGGACTGCGTGATCGCCCGCGGCAATCCCGCCGACAGCGATCAATACATCGACATGCTGGAGCGCCATCAGCAACGTTTCGGCACCATGCCGCGCCAGGCCAGCGCCGATGGGGGCTTTGCCTCCAGGGATAATCTGTCGTTTGCCAAAGAGCATCAGGTCAAGGATGCCGTCTTCTCCAAGCGGCGCGGCCTTGGGGTGCTCGACATGGCCAAGAGCAATTGGGTCTACAAGCGCCTGAAGCACTTTCGCGCCGGGATCGAGGCCAATATTTCCGCCCTGAAACGGCGCTTTGGCCTGACCCGCTGTACCTGGAGCGGATGGCGCGGATTCAGGCGCTATGTCTGGAGCAATGTCGTCTCGTACAACCTGCTGGTTCTGGCACGCATCGAACTGGCCCAGGGCTAA